The Tistrella mobilis genome window below encodes:
- the dapF gene encoding diaminopimelate epimerase has protein sequence MIRIPFLKMHGLGNDFVVIDRRSGPARGLVLDDATIRRISDRRHGVGCDQFILIDPTDDDPIAAGGADAVMRIHNADGGEVGACGNATRCVGALLMDESGLGRATIATISGLLRASRDAEQHEAGTVTVDMGPARLDWRQIPLAAPADTLAVEAVEVGPLKLPVAVNVGNPHAVFFVDNAEAIDLTRWGPMIERHPAFPERTNVEVAHLLGPDRLRMRVWERGAGITAACGTGACATAVAAIRRGLTGRTVEIVLDGGPLVITWTEDDRVLMSGPVATSFEGTLHPSLLA, from the coding sequence ATGATCAGAATCCCGTTCCTCAAGATGCACGGGCTCGGCAACGACTTCGTCGTCATCGACCGACGGAGCGGCCCGGCCCGGGGCCTCGTCCTCGACGACGCAACCATCCGCCGGATCTCGGACCGGCGGCACGGCGTCGGCTGTGACCAGTTCATTCTGATCGATCCGACCGATGACGACCCGATCGCCGCCGGCGGTGCCGATGCGGTGATGCGCATCCACAATGCCGATGGTGGCGAGGTCGGCGCCTGCGGCAACGCCACCCGCTGTGTCGGCGCCCTGCTGATGGACGAAAGCGGGCTCGGCCGCGCGACCATCGCCACGATCTCGGGCCTGCTCCGGGCAAGCCGCGATGCAGAGCAGCACGAAGCCGGCACGGTCACCGTCGACATGGGCCCCGCCCGGCTCGACTGGCGGCAGATTCCGCTGGCCGCCCCCGCCGACACGCTGGCTGTGGAGGCTGTGGAAGTCGGGCCGCTGAAGCTGCCGGTGGCGGTCAATGTCGGCAACCCGCATGCGGTCTTCTTCGTCGACAATGCCGAGGCGATCGATCTCACCCGCTGGGGCCCGATGATCGAGCGTCACCCCGCCTTCCCTGAGCGCACCAATGTCGAAGTCGCCCATCTTCTGGGCCCCGACAGGCTGCGCATGCGGGTCTGGGAACGCGGTGCGGGCATCACCGCCGCCTGCGGCACCGGCGCCTGCGCCACGGCCGTTGCGGCCATCCGCCGCGGCCTCACGGGCCGTACGGTCGAGATCGTGCTCGACGGCGGCCCGCTGGTCATCACCTGGACCGAAGACGATCGCGTCTTGATGTCGGGCCCGGTCGCGACCAGTTTCGAGGGGACGCTCCACCCGTCCCTGCTCGCCTGA